The following is a genomic window from Mycolicibacterium sp. TY81.
GGGTGTCGATCTTCGCCAGTGACCTTGTGGTGCCGGACTTTTCGAATGCACAGGCCGACCGCCCGCTCGCAGTGAGCCTGCCGACCCGGCAGTGCACCCCGGAGAAGGTCAGCGCGCTCAAACAGGTGCTGGCCCACCATCCGGGCACCTCTCAGGTGCATCTGCGGCTCATCAGTGGCGACCGGATCACCACCCTGGAACTGGACCAGACGCTGCGCGTGACACCGTCGTCGGCGTTGATGGGCGACCTGAAGGCGCTGCTGGGTCCGGGCTGCCTGGGCGGGTAGTCGCTGCTCAGAAGCCGTAACGCAGGATCCGGGCTTTCCGGGCACCGGCGCGGGTGCGCCCCGTCAGCCGGGTGGCGATCCGCAGCACCCGGGGAAACAGGTCAACCTCGGGCTGGTGGGCCAGGCTGGCTTCTTCGATGAGGTGCATTCGGGGATTCCAGGTCAAGGGGTGCCGGGCGTCTTTGAAACCCGCGTAACCCAGTTGGCTGCCGACGTCTTTGAACATCTTCTGCGGCAGGTACTTGAACGCCGCGAGGCTGATCGGCCCGAACTGTCCGTAATCGTTGAACGCCAGCTCGCCGTGGTGGAAATGTTCGGTGACGCTGCGGAACACACCGGCTATGACGGGCTCGGTGAGGAACGCGAACAGACCGTCCGCCACAAGCATGGTGGGCCGGTCTGCGGGAATCCCTGCGGCCCAGTCTGTTTCGGCCACCGATGCCACCACCGTATGGCAGTGCGGATTCGCCGGCAACAGCTCCTCGCGAAGCGCGGAGATGCCCGCCAGGTCGACGGTGTACCAGTCGACCGTCGGCGGCGGTGCGACCCGATAGAAGCCGCTGTCGAGGCCCCCGCCCAGATCGACCACGACCGCATCGGGATGGGCTGCGAGGAATGCAGCTACGCGGTCGTCGAGCATCTTGGCGCGCAGCGCGGTCTGGCAGACCACGCTGGTCTGGACCCCGAGTGCGGCGAAGTCGTAGTCGATGGCCGCCACTGCGGCATCTGCCCAGGTGTCCCCGAGAATCGGTCGGGGCCGCCGGCTGTCGAGGGCCCTCGCGTACACGGTGAGCAGGGCGGTCCGTTCCGCAGGCGTCAGTGACGTGACAGCTATTCCCATCGTTCCGACCATACGCCATCATTTGCGCTGAACGTTTCGGCCAAAACGTTTAGCGCCCTGTGGATTTCGCGTCGTGGTGCACCTGAGTTCGCGTCCCGTCGTCGAGAAGTACGCGGCCGAGATCGAGGCGCTCTACGCAGCTGACCCGGGTCCGACGGTCCACGAACCGAAAGCGACTGTCGCCGCGGCGAATTGACCCTCAGGCCGTGGTGCAGGCGAACTTCAGCCCAACGCCCTCGGGTGCCGGGAGCACCGGCGTCAGGCAGCCGAAGGTCTGGATGCCGGCATCACTGAACCGGACTGCGGTGCGGCGCGCGTAGTTCACGCAGACCGGCCCGGTGGCGTCGGCGCGGCATTGATAGTCGCCGAACCGCAGGCTCTGGCCGTCCTTGAGCTTGGGGCCGGTGCCCTTGTTGAATCGTCCCGGATCTCCGTGCACGGAACCGACTTCCGCTGTCGGCCCCTCGAAGTCGACCCAGCCGCCCACCCAGTGGCCATAGGTATCGGCCGGTTGCGGTGGCGGGGACTTCAGGTGTGTCAGGCAGGCCAGCGTGCCGTTGAAACTCTTGTCGGTCATGCAGTTCGCCCCGGAGGCCGTGGTGAACGCGATGTCGGTACCCAGATCGGTGGGCGTACCGTCGCGTGTCGCGGTGTGGAACCCCGCCGGGTCGGCCGGGGTACCGGCCTCGACCCAGGCGATCACGTCGGCGACGGGGGCGCCCGCGGGCGGCGGCGTCGTGGGTGCGGCTTTCGGCGTCGGAGCCGGCGGCCGACTCGATGGTGCGGTGGCCGACAGCGACGGCTCCGAGATCGCCACGCCGGGCCGTCCGTGCTGGTCTGACGTGGCGGCACAACCCGCAACCAGGGCACATGCCGCGAGGACCACCGGAAGTCGCATGCCCGCCAGGGTAACCGGCACTACCGCAACACGCGGCTCAGGCACCCCGGTGATTACAGATTTTCGATAGTGTCCATTTATGCACGAACGTACCGTCCGCGTGACCATCGACAGCGGAACCATCGAGGGTTTCACCCGTGACGGCGTGCACCGTTGGCGTTCCGTGCCTTACGCGCGGCCGCCGGTGGGCCCGTGGCGCTACCGGGCCCCGCAACCGGTGCAGCCGTGGCGCGGCGTGCGGTACTGCCATGGCTTCACGTACTGCGCGCCGCAGGACCGCAAATTCACCATGCTCAGCGTGGGCAAGTACCAGCCGATGGGTGAGGACTGTCTGACCCTCAACGTGGTGACGCCCGAGCAGCCCACCGGCGAGCCGTTGCCCGTGATGTTCTTCATCCACGGTGGCGGCTACATCCTCGGCAGTTCTGCCACCCCGATCTACGACGGGGCCGCACTGGCGCGGCGCGGCTGCATCTTCGTCTCGGCCAACTACCGGCTGGGTGCGCTCGGCTGTTTCGATGTGTCGACCCTGGCCACTGCGGAGCACCCGCTGGACGACAACCTTTTTCTGCGCGACCTGGTGGCGGCGCTGAAGTGGGTGCGGACCAACATCGCGGTTTTCGGCGGCGACCCGGACAACGTGACCATCTTCGGGGAGAGTGCCGGTGCGCACGCCGTCGCGACGCTGCTCGCCGTGCCGCAGGCGAAAGGCCTTTTCCACCAAGCGATTGCCGAGAGCCCCGCCAGTGGCATGGTGCGGTCACCCGACGCGGCGGCCCAGTTCGCGAAGCAGTTCGCCGCGCAGCTCGGCGCCGGTGAGCGCGACGGCGCCGCCGCGCTGATGGCCGCGAAACCGGCTGAGCTGCTGGCCGCGCTGGACCGCGTCATCCATGGTGCGGTGGCCGACATGCCGGGGGCCTTTCCGGCCGGCCCGGCGTACGGCACCGAGTTCCTCCCCGAGGATCCGATGGTCGCGATGCGCGAGGGGCGGGCCCACCAGGTGCCGCTCATCGTGGGCAGCAATGCCGACGAGGGCCGCCTGTTCACCAAGTTCATGCAGCTGCTGCCCACCAACGAGGCCATGATCGAACGCATCCTGGCCCATGTCCCGGCCGAGCAACGCGCCCGGATCATCGGGGCCTATCCGGGCTACCCGCACTCGGCCGACGCCTGTATCAAGCTCGGCGGCGACTTCGCCTTCGGCACGGCGGCGTGGGATATCGCCGGCGCGCACATGCGCCACGCGCCCACGTACGCGTATCGGTACGACTACGCGCCACCGGCGCTGCATTGGACGGGTCTGGGCGCCACGCACGCGACCGAACTGCTCGCCGTGTTCGACGTGTACCGGACCCCGCTGGGTTCGGTGCTGACGGCCGCCATGGACCGCAAGTCGGCGTTGCGGATCAGCAATGACGTGCAGAACCGCTGGCGGGCGTTCGCCCGCACGGGCGTCCCCGGCGAGGGCTGGCCACGGTACGACGCCGACGACCGCGCCGTGCTGGTGTTCGACCGCAAGACGCGTGTCGAGTTCGATCCCCGGGCCGAGCAGCGTCAGGCCTGGGAAGGCTTTTCACTGGT
Proteins encoded in this region:
- a CDS encoding class I SAM-dependent methyltransferase, producing the protein MGIAVTSLTPAERTALLTVYARALDSRRPRPILGDTWADAAVAAIDYDFAALGVQTSVVCQTALRAKMLDDRVAAFLAAHPDAVVVDLGGGLDSGFYRVAPPPTVDWYTVDLAGISALREELLPANPHCHTVVASVAETDWAAGIPADRPTMLVADGLFAFLTEPVIAGVFRSVTEHFHHGELAFNDYGQFGPISLAAFKYLPQKMFKDVGSQLGYAGFKDARHPLTWNPRMHLIEEASLAHQPEVDLFPRVLRIATRLTGRTRAGARKARILRYGF
- a CDS encoding carboxylesterase/lipase family protein, with translation MHERTVRVTIDSGTIEGFTRDGVHRWRSVPYARPPVGPWRYRAPQPVQPWRGVRYCHGFTYCAPQDRKFTMLSVGKYQPMGEDCLTLNVVTPEQPTGEPLPVMFFIHGGGYILGSSATPIYDGAALARRGCIFVSANYRLGALGCFDVSTLATAEHPLDDNLFLRDLVAALKWVRTNIAVFGGDPDNVTIFGESAGAHAVATLLAVPQAKGLFHQAIAESPASGMVRSPDAAAQFAKQFAAQLGAGERDGAAALMAAKPAELLAALDRVIHGAVADMPGAFPAGPAYGTEFLPEDPMVAMREGRAHQVPLIVGSNADEGRLFTKFMQLLPTNEAMIERILAHVPAEQRARIIGAYPGYPHSADACIKLGGDFAFGTAAWDIAGAHMRHAPTYAYRYDYAPPALHWTGLGATHATELLAVFDVYRTPLGSVLTAAMDRKSALRISNDVQNRWRAFARTGVPGEGWPRYDADDRAVLVFDRKTRVEFDPRAEQRQAWEGFSLVHG